A window of the Sphaerobacter thermophilus DSM 20745 genome harbors these coding sequences:
- a CDS encoding HD domain-containing protein, whose product MVKNPRAPVAQIVEGMEDTRPQQPEAAAQPSDKTLPVKVDELARDPEVQAYIEAANANLGVIGFTEHGTRHANLVSRIARNVLRRLDYDPHLQELAAIAGYLHDMGNAISRYDHALTGALLAREILLRYEVAPADIALVMGAIGSHGDDSQRLGEAVHPVSAALILADKSDVHRSRVRASDPSQFDAHDRVNWAVESSFLRVDPEEKAITLELTIDTSISQVMDYFEIFLPRMIMCRRAAELLGCQFHIQINGVELL is encoded by the coding sequence ATGGTTAAGAACCCACGCGCACCCGTCGCTCAGATCGTGGAGGGGATGGAGGATACACGCCCGCAGCAGCCGGAGGCCGCGGCTCAGCCCAGCGATAAGACGCTGCCGGTCAAGGTCGATGAGCTGGCGCGCGATCCGGAGGTGCAGGCGTACATCGAGGCGGCCAACGCCAACCTTGGCGTCATCGGCTTCACCGAGCACGGCACCCGGCACGCGAATCTCGTCTCGCGGATCGCCCGCAATGTGCTGCGGCGGCTCGACTACGACCCGCACCTGCAAGAACTGGCGGCGATCGCCGGCTATCTCCACGACATGGGCAACGCGATCAGCCGCTACGACCACGCCCTGACGGGCGCGCTGCTGGCCCGCGAGATCCTGCTGCGCTACGAGGTCGCGCCCGCCGACATCGCCCTGGTCATGGGCGCCATCGGCAGCCATGGCGACGACTCCCAGCGGCTTGGCGAGGCGGTCCACCCGGTGTCGGCGGCGCTGATCCTGGCGGATAAGTCGGACGTGCACCGGAGCCGCGTCCGCGCCAGCGACCCGAGCCAGTTCGACGCGCACGACCGGGTCAACTGGGCGGTCGAGTCGTCCTTCCTGCGGGTCGATCCTGAGGAAAAGGCGATCACGCTGGAGCTGACGATCGACACCAGCATCAGCCAGGTGATGGACTACTTCGAGATCTTCCTGCCACGCATGATCATGTGCCGGCGGGCCGCCGAACTGCTCGGCTGCCAGTTCCACATCCAGATCAACGGCGTGGAGTTGCTCTGA
- a CDS encoding FtsW/RodA/SpoVE family cell cycle protein: MGTLITSLHARGRTTNWGAFDIYLVVTTLVLIGFGLVTIWSADGAQPLTLGNPAVRQFIYAVIGLAMMMGAAALDYRYVKTFSWVLYLGTLVILAAVLVVGTTSGGATRWFQFGPVTVQPSEIAKLTVIISLASFVADRGDEMRRLHNFILSGILVGIPAGLVYLQPDLGTTGVFAFAWLVMMLVSRTRLLYLFGVLLAAIPGAWVTWNYIMHDYMRERLLISYHPERDPLGDGYNILQARVAIGSSGAIGHGLQGSMQSQLDLLRVRLTDFIFAHAMGMFGFIGALALLLTFAILLWRMMQIGINARDSFSQLTAFGITGIVFFQMFVNIGMNVGLMPVTGIPLPFVSVGGSSLWTLLAAVGLLQSILIHQQRLGFQRE; the protein is encoded by the coding sequence ATGGGGACGCTGATCACCAGTCTCCACGCGCGTGGGCGGACGACCAACTGGGGCGCGTTCGACATCTATCTGGTCGTCACCACGCTCGTCCTGATCGGCTTCGGCCTGGTCACGATCTGGAGCGCCGACGGAGCGCAGCCCCTGACCCTGGGGAACCCGGCGGTCCGGCAGTTCATCTACGCGGTGATCGGCCTCGCGATGATGATGGGGGCCGCCGCACTCGACTATCGGTACGTCAAGACGTTCTCCTGGGTGCTCTATCTGGGCACGCTGGTCATCCTGGCCGCGGTCCTGGTGGTCGGCACGACCAGCGGCGGCGCGACCCGCTGGTTCCAGTTCGGCCCGGTTACCGTGCAGCCCTCGGAGATCGCCAAGCTGACGGTCATCATCAGCCTGGCATCGTTCGTCGCCGACCGGGGCGACGAGATGCGCCGGCTGCACAACTTCATCCTCTCGGGCATCCTGGTCGGCATCCCGGCCGGGCTGGTCTACCTGCAGCCGGACCTCGGCACGACGGGGGTCTTTGCCTTCGCCTGGCTGGTGATGATGTTGGTGAGCCGCACGCGCCTGCTCTACCTGTTCGGGGTGCTGCTGGCTGCCATCCCGGGGGCCTGGGTCACCTGGAACTACATCATGCACGACTATATGCGCGAGCGGCTGCTGATCTCCTACCACCCGGAGCGCGATCCCCTCGGGGACGGCTACAACATCCTCCAGGCACGGGTGGCGATCGGCAGCAGTGGCGCGATCGGCCACGGGCTGCAGGGCAGCATGCAGAGCCAGCTCGACCTGCTGCGCGTGCGCCTGACCGACTTCATCTTCGCCCACGCCATGGGGATGTTCGGCTTCATCGGAGCGCTGGCCCTCTTACTGACCTTCGCCATCCTGCTCTGGCGCATGATGCAGATCGGCATCAACGCGCGCGACAGCTTCAGTCAGCTGACGGCCTTCGGCATCACCGGGATCGTCTTCTTCCAGATGTTCGTGAATATCGGGATGAACGTGGGGTTGATGCCGGTCACCGGAATCCCGCTCCCCTTCGTCAGCGTGGGAGGCAGTTCTCTCTGGACGCTCCTGGCCGCGGTCGGCCTTCTCCAGAGCATCCTCATCCACCAGCAACGACTGGGGTTCCAGCGGGAGTGA
- a CDS encoding helix-turn-helix domain-containing protein, giving the protein MARVGQHGERVYTVGEVADVLQFHPDAIRYWLRVGELIGEPDTKPGEWRIRPEALVAFLRQNGETLPTGLPGVDAEMAMY; this is encoded by the coding sequence ATGGCACGGGTCGGACAGCACGGCGAGCGGGTCTACACGGTCGGTGAGGTGGCCGACGTCCTGCAGTTCCACCCGGACGCGATCCGCTACTGGCTCCGGGTGGGGGAGCTGATCGGCGAGCCCGATACGAAGCCGGGTGAGTGGCGTATTCGGCCCGAGGCCCTCGTTGCCTTCCTGCGGCAGAACGGCGAGACGCTGCCGACGGGGCTGCCCGGCGTCGACGCGGAAATGGCGATGTACTAG
- a CDS encoding alpha/beta fold hydrolase, giving the protein MDRRGRGQSGDTLPYVAEHEFEDVAALVDSIPGTVRVLRHSYGALCSLEATLLTPRIHKLILNEPPMYTTTDISYPEDSLDRYDALLRAGDAERALLMLYEVGQTPADEVHMLQSQPNWQARVAAAHTIPREVLAVRDYAADPARFRSMSTPILFLLGGETLPIYTAATQALHRWLPHSQIVVLPGQPHDAVVTAPDLVSREVLHYFLDAA; this is encoded by the coding sequence ATGGATCGGCGAGGGCGTGGGCAGAGCGGTGACACCTTGCCCTACGTGGCAGAGCATGAGTTTGAGGATGTCGCCGCTCTGGTCGACTCGATCCCCGGGACCGTGCGTGTGCTCAGGCACTCATACGGCGCGCTATGCTCCCTGGAAGCCACCCTCCTGACACCGCGGATCCACAAACTGATCCTGAACGAGCCGCCGATGTACACCACGACCGACATCTCCTACCCGGAAGACTCGCTCGACCGGTACGACGCCCTCCTCCGCGCGGGCGATGCCGAGCGCGCACTGCTCATGCTCTACGAGGTCGGCCAGACGCCGGCCGACGAAGTGCACATGCTGCAGTCTCAGCCCAACTGGCAGGCGCGGGTCGCTGCGGCACACACGATCCCGCGCGAGGTCCTGGCCGTCAGGGACTACGCCGCTGACCCCGCCCGCTTCAGGTCGATGAGCACGCCGATCCTCTTCTTGCTCGGGGGCGAGACGCTCCCGATCTACACAGCCGCGACGCAGGCATTGCACCGATGGCTGCCACACAGCCAGATCGTGGTGCTGCCCGGGCAACCACACGATGCCGTGGTCACCGCACCGGATCTCGTGTCCCGCGAGGTGCTCCACTACTTCTTGGACGCCGCGTAG
- the pdxS gene encoding pyridoxal 5'-phosphate synthase lyase subunit PdxS translates to MVDRAGWHAKVEAARAFVGGVIMDVVTPEQARIAEEAGARAVMALERVPADIRREGGVARMSDPDLILAIKEAVSIPVMAKARIGHTAEAQILEALGIDFIDESEVLTPADDRFHIDKHAFTTPFVCGARNLGEALRRIGEGAAMIRSKGEAGTGNIVEAVRHLRDITDDIRRLQALPVEELMTAARDLGAPYDLVLQVHKTGRLPVPLLCAGGVATPADAALVMQLGAEGVFVGSGIFKSENPERRARAIVEATAHYRDPQVLVEVSRGLGEPMRGLDLREIPEEQLLAGRGV, encoded by the coding sequence ATGGTCGACCGAGCAGGCTGGCACGCGAAAGTCGAAGCGGCGCGGGCGTTCGTCGGCGGCGTGATCATGGATGTTGTGACGCCGGAGCAGGCGCGCATCGCCGAGGAGGCGGGCGCCCGGGCCGTCATGGCGCTGGAGCGTGTCCCGGCCGATATCCGGCGCGAGGGCGGGGTGGCCCGCATGAGTGACCCGGACTTGATCCTGGCGATCAAGGAGGCGGTCAGCATTCCGGTGATGGCCAAGGCCCGCATCGGTCACACCGCGGAGGCGCAGATCCTGGAAGCGCTCGGCATCGACTTCATCGACGAGAGCGAGGTGCTGACCCCGGCCGACGATCGCTTCCACATCGACAAGCACGCCTTCACGACCCCCTTTGTCTGCGGTGCGCGCAACCTGGGCGAGGCGCTGCGCCGGATCGGCGAGGGCGCAGCAATGATCCGGAGCAAGGGGGAAGCCGGGACGGGCAACATCGTCGAGGCGGTGCGGCACCTGCGCGACATCACCGACGACATCCGGCGGCTCCAGGCTCTTCCAGTAGAGGAGTTGATGACCGCGGCGCGGGACCTCGGGGCGCCCTACGACCTGGTGCTCCAGGTCCACAAGACGGGGCGGCTGCCGGTGCCTCTCCTCTGCGCCGGGGGCGTAGCAACACCGGCTGACGCCGCGCTGGTAATGCAGCTCGGCGCCGAAGGGGTCTTCGTGGGTTCCGGCATCTTCAAGTCGGAGAACCCGGAGCGGCGTGCCCGGGCGATCGTCGAGGCGACGGCCCACTACCGCGACCCGCAGGTGCTGGTCGAGGTCAGCCGCGGGCTGGGCGAGCCCATGCGCGGCCTGGACCTGCGCGAAATCCCGGAGGAGCAGTTGCTCGCCGGGCGGGGAGTGTGA
- a CDS encoding PLP-dependent aminotransferase family protein, protein MIVELDRSRELPLYLQISRQIRDQIRSGELPPGTRLPPERRLAAMLGVNRTTVVNAYRELAAEGLIVGHVGRGTIVAGAAGDGAGTGEPRGIPWGQLFTEATDVMNDPLLRDTMLVSARADVISLATGIPSPELYPIDAIRALLDEALHTAGQELLQHCPTEGYPPLRAALADWMAGNGPPPEPDQVLVVAGSQQGLYLLARALLEPGDLVAVESPTYLGAIQVFRAAGARLLPIPVDADGMRVGLLEDLIARRRPKLIYTLPTFQNPTGATMSLERRHRLLALAAREQVPVVEDDPYGALRYDGRPIPPLRALDSHGSVIYLSTLSKVLFPGFRIGWIAGPRPLIERLALMKQIVDLDTNPLAQWAVWAFLDRGLLAEHVERLRQAYPRRRDAMLAAIERHCAGMLTCERPDGGLYVWGRLADGLRARDLLPEAARRGVAIAPGSSFHPDGEGENTLRLNFTLPREEEIDLAIARLGEAIAALRGSRSTGAERRDAARATPIV, encoded by the coding sequence ATGATCGTCGAATTGGACCGCTCGCGTGAGCTCCCGCTCTACCTCCAGATCAGCCGCCAGATCCGCGACCAGATCCGCTCCGGCGAGCTTCCGCCCGGCACGCGCCTGCCGCCCGAGCGGCGGCTGGCGGCCATGCTGGGGGTGAACCGGACGACGGTGGTCAACGCCTATCGGGAGCTGGCGGCGGAGGGGCTGATCGTCGGCCACGTGGGGCGGGGCACGATCGTCGCCGGGGCAGCCGGCGACGGGGCAGGGACCGGCGAGCCGCGGGGCATCCCCTGGGGGCAGCTCTTCACCGAAGCGACCGACGTGATGAACGACCCGCTGCTGCGGGACACCATGCTCGTCTCAGCCCGCGCCGATGTCATCTCGCTCGCGACCGGCATCCCGTCGCCGGAGTTGTACCCGATCGACGCCATCCGGGCGCTGCTCGACGAGGCGCTCCACACGGCGGGGCAGGAGTTGCTCCAGCACTGCCCGACCGAGGGCTACCCGCCGCTGCGGGCGGCGCTGGCGGATTGGATGGCCGGCAACGGCCCGCCGCCAGAGCCCGACCAGGTGCTGGTCGTGGCCGGGTCGCAGCAGGGGCTCTATCTGCTGGCGCGGGCGCTGCTGGAGCCGGGCGACCTCGTCGCGGTCGAGTCGCCCACCTACCTCGGGGCCATCCAGGTCTTCCGGGCCGCTGGAGCGCGGCTGCTGCCCATCCCGGTGGACGCGGACGGCATGCGGGTCGGGCTGCTGGAGGACCTGATCGCGCGGCGGCGGCCGAAGCTGATCTACACCCTCCCGACCTTCCAGAACCCGACCGGGGCGACGATGAGCCTGGAGCGGCGCCACCGGCTGCTAGCGCTGGCTGCGCGCGAGCAGGTGCCGGTGGTGGAGGACGATCCCTACGGTGCGCTGCGCTACGACGGGCGGCCGATCCCACCGCTCCGCGCGCTCGACTCCCACGGCTCGGTGATCTACCTGAGTACGCTGTCGAAGGTGCTCTTCCCCGGCTTCCGCATCGGCTGGATCGCTGGGCCGCGCCCGCTGATCGAACGGCTGGCGCTGATGAAGCAGATCGTGGACCTCGATACCAACCCGCTGGCGCAGTGGGCGGTGTGGGCGTTCCTCGACCGTGGACTGCTGGCGGAGCACGTCGAGCGGCTGCGGCAGGCCTACCCGCGGCGGCGCGACGCCATGCTGGCTGCCATCGAGCGCCACTGTGCCGGGATGCTGACCTGTGAGCGCCCGGACGGCGGGCTCTACGTCTGGGGCCGGCTAGCCGACGGGCTGCGGGCGCGCGACCTGCTGCCGGAGGCGGCCCGGCGCGGTGTGGCGATCGCGCCGGGGAGCAGCTTCCATCCCGACGGCGAGGGCGAGAACACGCTGCGGCTCAACTTCACCCTGCCCCGGGAAGAGGAGATCGACCTGGCGATCGCGCGGCTGGGGGAGGCGATCGCCGCCCTGCGCGGCAGTCGCAGCACCGGCGCCGAGCGCCGCGACGCCGCCCGCGCGACGCCGATTGTGTGA
- a CDS encoding PucR family transcriptional regulator: MKPIADITLRDLCRWDRRLGFVPPTGMNREQALERAVSWAVSVRTTPPLLPPLRGDELVVLSPRVLAQIEADEALSWEDLSAELARNRVAAVLSEPAFAEEPHPVLPILTLPAPFPHDAEGMLNRLITERRAELYRLGNELSRRLSQAAMDPRGVEALLGIAAELAGRPLVLQDREGNVVGWGGGTIVPPATAAELAAANGATSPLLCPGPDGTERLILPLAAGAPSGYLSLVGPAGTLNESDRLVLAQTAATCSILLGQGRTAGLGGGRQRLVADLLLGRLASDAAALARAQMLGIDTTAPVIVGLIDAPDRPAAARHLVAQALGPAVGDNLAPVPGGIGFLVQGSDPSRAASALRPTLRREGGNGIAVALSRPVPTILQAPEGLREARFTLGLQRAGAVTLPVARAGSVDDLGLFSLLYPLWGNPAVAAFRDAVLGPLEDYDRRRHSGLIETLEVYLSHGGALAEAAEHLGIHRNTLSYRLQRIAELTRRDLGNPRDRLLLQVALLTRHLPEEG; encoded by the coding sequence ATGAAGCCGATAGCGGACATCACGCTGCGCGATCTCTGCCGGTGGGACCGGCGACTCGGCTTCGTCCCGCCGACCGGGATGAACCGCGAGCAGGCCCTGGAGCGCGCAGTCTCCTGGGCCGTTTCGGTTCGCACCACCCCGCCGCTGCTGCCACCACTGCGGGGCGACGAGCTGGTGGTCCTCTCCCCGCGGGTGCTGGCGCAGATCGAGGCGGACGAGGCGCTGAGCTGGGAAGATCTCAGCGCCGAACTGGCCCGCAACCGGGTGGCCGCGGTGCTGAGCGAGCCGGCCTTCGCCGAGGAGCCGCACCCCGTTCTGCCGATCCTGACCCTCCCGGCCCCCTTCCCCCACGACGCCGAGGGAATGCTCAACCGCCTGATCACCGAGCGGCGGGCCGAGCTCTACCGGCTCGGCAACGAACTCTCCCGGCGCCTCTCGCAGGCGGCGATGGACCCGCGCGGGGTGGAGGCGCTGCTCGGCATCGCGGCTGAGCTGGCCGGACGCCCGCTCGTGCTCCAGGACCGGGAGGGCAACGTCGTCGGCTGGGGCGGCGGCACGATTGTCCCGCCCGCCACCGCCGCGGAGCTGGCCGCCGCCAACGGGGCGACCAGCCCCCTCCTCTGCCCCGGCCCGGACGGCACCGAGCGGCTGATCCTCCCCCTGGCAGCCGGAGCGCCCAGCGGCTACCTCTCGCTGGTCGGGCCGGCCGGCACCTTGAACGAGAGCGATCGACTGGTGCTGGCCCAGACAGCGGCCACCTGCTCGATCCTGCTCGGTCAGGGGCGCACCGCCGGGCTCGGCGGAGGGCGCCAGCGACTGGTGGCAGACCTCCTCCTCGGCCGCCTGGCCTCCGACGCCGCGGCGCTGGCCCGCGCTCAGATGCTCGGCATCGACACCACCGCGCCGGTGATCGTCGGCCTGATCGACGCGCCGGATCGCCCGGCCGCGGCCCGGCACCTCGTAGCCCAGGCGCTCGGCCCGGCCGTGGGCGACAACCTGGCGCCGGTGCCGGGCGGCATCGGCTTCCTCGTGCAGGGCAGCGACCCGTCCCGCGCCGCGAGCGCCCTGCGCCCCACGCTGCGGCGGGAAGGCGGGAATGGCATCGCCGTCGCCCTCAGCCGTCCGGTCCCGACCATCCTCCAGGCCCCAGAGGGCCTGCGCGAGGCGCGCTTCACCCTCGGGCTGCAGCGCGCGGGCGCGGTCACGCTCCCGGTCGCCCGCGCCGGGTCGGTGGACGACCTGGGGCTGTTCAGCCTGCTCTACCCGCTCTGGGGCAACCCGGCCGTGGCCGCGTTCCGCGACGCCGTACTCGGCCCACTGGAGGACTACGACCGCCGCCGGCACAGCGGGTTGATCGAGACGCTGGAGGTGTACCTGTCACATGGCGGCGCGCTCGCCGAGGCCGCCGAGCACCTGGGGATCCATCGCAACACCCTCTCCTACCGCCTACAGCGCATCGCCGAGCTGACCCGCCGCGACCTCGGCAACCCCCGCGACCGCCTCCTGCTCCAGGTCGCCCTCCTGACGCGCCACCTGCCGGAGGAGGGGTGA
- a CDS encoding ClbS/DfsB family four-helix bundle protein, which yields MEPRQTKAQLLDTVRTTRADLERLIAAGEDRLEEPNAFGPWTFADVIAHLTGWRWLSVARMEAARDSTVPVPPWPSHLDLDEDVDEINEVIYAANRDRAAAEVLHDSRESFDRLEAALAAIPEDDLFDPTRVPWLNGRPLAAVIDGMANHFYEEHAPDIRAWLDGALAEGRTS from the coding sequence ATGGAACCACGCCAGACCAAGGCCCAACTGCTCGACACGGTCAGGACCACGCGGGCCGATCTGGAGCGGCTGATCGCGGCCGGAGAGGACCGGCTGGAGGAGCCGAACGCCTTCGGTCCGTGGACCTTCGCGGACGTGATCGCCCACCTGACCGGCTGGCGCTGGCTCTCCGTGGCCCGCATGGAGGCCGCGCGGGACAGCACGGTCCCGGTCCCTCCCTGGCCGTCCCACCTGGACCTAGACGAGGACGTCGACGAGATCAACGAGGTCATCTACGCGGCCAACCGCGATCGCGCGGCGGCCGAGGTGCTGCACGACTCGCGCGAGTCGTTCGACCGGCTGGAAGCCGCGCTGGCGGCCATCCCCGAGGACGACCTCTTCGACCCCACTCGGGTTCCCTGGCTGAACGGCCGGCCGCTGGCCGCGGTCATCGACGGGATGGCGAACCACTTCTACGAGGAGCACGCGCCCGACATCCGCGCCTGGCTGGACGGGGCACTGGCGGAGGGAAGAACGTCATGA
- a CDS encoding recombinase family protein — translation MGNGRRAAIYARVSSEQQERDGTSLDTQLAACRQYAAAHGYEVVAEYREVFTGVNLWDRRELTALREAMRRKEFDVVIAYAIDRLSRDPVHLGVILSEADHHGAAVEFVTEPLDNSPEGQLIRFVRGYAAKVEHEKFRERAMRGRRARAETGKLIHGPRPLYGYQWADADKTRLVVNPETAPIVQRIFREAAEGRPLRAIARGLTDDGIPTPTGKPTWSMTTVSKILKHPHYTGDARAWTWQSRNGYVRNHEAGLPLPEGTVPPLVDRATFELVQEQFARNQARAARNNRNPEAALLRGGYVRCGYCGRAMHVHKNSGKPAYRCNGREYRRGSCPMPVIAAHVLDAAVWERVEAILTRPEIVAEELARLQTDDPTAADLAAVDRLLQQVDRQRANLTQAIGLTDDPDAVAALMAELERVAARRRQLEAEREGILHRREAWEAARANLADLMSWCERVAERLGELTYEQRRLALDALGISVQVYRASDPDYPRYVITAKLPLDEVVFPSRVHYWPRSRWRRPRRR, via the coding sequence ATGGGCAACGGGCGACGGGCGGCCATCTATGCCCGCGTCAGCAGCGAGCAGCAGGAGCGGGACGGCACGTCCCTGGACACGCAGCTTGCGGCGTGCCGCCAGTACGCGGCGGCGCACGGCTACGAGGTGGTTGCTGAGTACCGCGAAGTCTTCACCGGGGTGAACCTCTGGGATCGCCGGGAGCTGACCGCGCTGCGTGAGGCCATGCGGCGCAAGGAGTTCGACGTTGTCATCGCCTACGCGATCGATCGCCTGAGCCGCGACCCGGTACACCTCGGGGTGATCCTGTCGGAGGCCGACCACCACGGCGCGGCGGTGGAGTTCGTCACCGAGCCGCTGGACAACTCCCCGGAGGGGCAGCTGATCCGCTTCGTACGGGGCTACGCGGCCAAGGTGGAGCATGAGAAGTTCCGTGAGCGCGCGATGCGCGGGCGCCGGGCGCGGGCGGAAACCGGCAAGCTGATCCACGGCCCGCGGCCGCTCTACGGTTACCAGTGGGCCGATGCGGATAAGACGCGGCTCGTGGTCAACCCAGAGACGGCGCCGATTGTGCAGCGCATCTTTCGCGAGGCCGCCGAAGGGCGCCCACTGCGGGCCATCGCGCGGGGGCTAACCGATGACGGTATCCCGACGCCGACAGGCAAGCCGACCTGGTCAATGACGACCGTCTCTAAGATCTTGAAGCATCCCCACTACACGGGCGATGCCCGCGCCTGGACATGGCAGAGCCGGAATGGCTACGTGCGGAACCATGAGGCCGGTCTGCCGCTGCCAGAGGGCACGGTCCCGCCGCTGGTTGACCGTGCGACCTTCGAGCTAGTGCAAGAGCAGTTCGCGCGCAACCAGGCACGGGCGGCTCGCAACAACCGCAACCCTGAGGCCGCGCTGCTGCGTGGTGGCTACGTCCGGTGCGGCTACTGCGGCCGGGCGATGCACGTCCACAAGAACAGCGGGAAGCCGGCGTACCGCTGCAATGGGCGGGAGTACCGGCGCGGGTCGTGCCCCATGCCGGTCATCGCGGCGCATGTGCTCGACGCGGCCGTGTGGGAGCGCGTGGAGGCCATCCTGACGCGGCCGGAGATCGTGGCCGAGGAACTGGCGCGGCTGCAGACCGATGATCCGACGGCGGCCGACCTGGCGGCCGTCGACCGGCTCCTGCAGCAGGTCGACCGGCAGCGGGCCAACCTGACGCAGGCGATCGGCCTCACCGACGATCCCGACGCCGTAGCCGCGCTGATGGCCGAACTGGAGCGCGTGGCGGCACGGCGCCGGCAACTGGAAGCCGAGCGGGAGGGCATCCTGCATCGCCGGGAAGCCTGGGAGGCGGCACGGGCGAACCTCGCAGACCTCATGAGCTGGTGCGAGCGCGTGGCAGAGCGGCTAGGCGAGTTGACGTACGAACAGCGGCGGCTCGCACTCGACGCGCTGGGGATCTCCGTGCAGGTCTACCGCGCGAGCGACCCGGACTATCCGCGCTACGTCATCACGGCGAAGCTGCCGCTGGATGAAGTTGTGTTCCCATCCAGAGTTCATTATTGGCCGCGTTCACGATGGCGTCGGCCTCGACGGCGGTGA
- a CDS encoding helix-turn-helix transcriptional regulator, with product MKTIKELREARGWTQLELAYRVGVTPATIYNWEAGRNEPKASQLRKLAQIFGVSMDEIDFTPSSETKKAAA from the coding sequence ATGAAGACGATCAAGGAGCTACGCGAAGCGCGTGGCTGGACACAACTGGAGCTGGCCTATCGCGTGGGCGTGACGCCGGCCACGATCTACAACTGGGAAGCAGGGCGGAACGAGCCGAAGGCATCGCAGCTTCGAAAGCTTGCTCAGATCTTCGGCGTCAGCATGGATGAAATCGACTTCACCCCCTCGAGCGAGACAAAAAAAGCCGCCGCGTGA
- a CDS encoding AAA family ATPase encodes MKTEAQPSERVLTVVEVWRQPEPSPRQYIVEGLIPAGRITSLFADGGTGKSYLALYVAVCVALGRPVFNRAVIQGPVLFVDAELDAEEFVRRAYEVARGLGLERPPEGLFYHRIAGSLADPLVMADVEAVVEKVTPVLVVLDSVMAAAFGADLERAPDTTATFKSVERWGTVLALDHVPKPAPGANLSQLRAYGSVFKYNLSRSVLQLIQAEAGGLILRQTKHNFGPKSAPLSIAMDFGADRVTFAEVPINDDRFAGIDDHLPTGERVFRVLMQYERGTTPDALAQELELSAGTVRNALTALKKAGRVEQVERGVWRVTHFHHFTALKGGEVMNFGLLCPNGHTSEDEEEVEY; translated from the coding sequence ATGAAAACCGAGGCCCAGCCCTCGGAGCGCGTCCTCACGGTTGTGGAGGTGTGGCGGCAGCCCGAGCCTTCCCCGCGACAGTACATCGTCGAAGGCTTGATCCCCGCTGGCAGGATCACCTCGCTCTTCGCCGACGGCGGGACGGGCAAGAGTTACCTGGCGCTCTACGTCGCAGTCTGCGTCGCGCTGGGGCGCCCGGTCTTCAACCGCGCCGTCATCCAGGGGCCGGTCCTCTTCGTGGATGCTGAACTCGACGCCGAAGAATTCGTGAGGCGGGCTTACGAGGTGGCGCGGGGGCTGGGCCTCGAGCGACCACCGGAGGGCCTGTTCTACCACCGGATCGCCGGCTCCCTCGCGGACCCGCTTGTCATGGCCGACGTGGAAGCAGTGGTGGAGAAGGTGACGCCGGTGCTGGTGGTCCTCGACAGTGTCATGGCGGCCGCGTTCGGAGCAGACCTCGAACGAGCACCGGACACGACCGCGACATTCAAGAGCGTTGAGCGGTGGGGCACGGTCCTGGCCCTGGACCACGTTCCCAAACCCGCGCCGGGCGCGAATCTGTCGCAGCTCCGCGCGTACGGTAGTGTCTTCAAGTACAACCTCAGCCGCTCGGTTCTCCAGTTGATCCAGGCCGAAGCGGGCGGCCTGATCCTTCGGCAGACGAAGCACAACTTCGGCCCCAAGAGCGCGCCGCTCAGCATCGCCATGGACTTCGGAGCGGACCGGGTGACGTTCGCGGAGGTGCCGATCAACGACGACCGGTTCGCCGGAATCGACGACCACCTTCCCACCGGTGAGCGCGTCTTCCGGGTTCTTATGCAGTACGAGCGCGGCACGACCCCGGATGCCCTCGCTCAAGAACTCGAACTGAGCGCCGGGACGGTCCGCAACGCGCTCACCGCACTGAAGAAGGCGGGGCGCGTGGAGCAAGTCGAGCGCGGCGTCTGGCGCGTCACTCATTTTCATCACTTCACTGCTCTTAAGGGCGGTGAAGTGATGAACTTCGGGCTCCTCTGCCCCAACGGCCATACAAGTGAGGATGAGGAGGAGGTCGAGTACTGA